The Plasmodium berghei ANKA genome assembly, chromosome: 12 genome contains a region encoding:
- a CDS encoding ADP/ATP carrier protein, putative: MEIYYLKKKKKISYKGLFITTFLTHGGANIISKFVVSPFERIVIIRQIQPVFFKNILIQPNFTYLNIIKSIYKNQGLTSFWWGYNASIFNFLSFSFLRLLFHDQIKYNLSERIKDKEYLKKKYFLTTFFLLYASSSLSSAVSYPLDTIHNCMSLNHENLKNKKLYKRGIFLFIYDQLLKKKIKNLYAGYSLCLLNFIPYLTITIKLNELFTKYFTEINFDKKNYNFQNDKKNNTTLNEEYKELFKKTPNFFSYIILGVLTGYIAQFATYPLETLRRKYQYRVMYEQNFLKFVIHNNKLNNIKPKTFVNKMTNMYKGFTIHSLKLIPEYLIFSCFFYYVKNNMPI, translated from the exons atggaaatttattatttaaaaaaaaaaaaaaaaataagttatAAAGGACTATTTATAACAACTTTTTTAACCCATGGGGGGGCAAACATAATTTCTAAATTTGTCGTTTCGCCTTTTGAGAGAATTGTAATTATTAGACAAATACAacctgttttttttaaaaatatattgattCAGCCaaattttacatatttaaatataataaaaa gtatatataaaaaccAAGGCCTGACATCATTTTGGTGGGGATATAATGCtagtatttttaatttcctATCATTCAGCTTTTTAAGATTATTATTCCAtgatcaaataaaatataatttatctGAGCGTATTAAAGataaagaatatttaaaaaaaaaatattttttgacaactttttttttattatatgcatcCAGCTCCTTATCTTCAGCTGTTTCATACCCTCTAGACACAATTCATAATTGTATGTCATTAAATCATGAAAATcttaagaataaaaaattatataaaagaggaatttttttatttatttatgatcAACTATTAAAGAAAA aaatcaaaaatttatatgcaGGATACAGTTTATGCTTATTGAATTTCATTCCATATTTAACAATCACAATTAAATTGAATGAATtgtttacaaaatatttcaccgaaataaattttgataaaaaaaattacaactTTCAAAAtgataagaaaaataatactacTCTGAACGaagaatataaagaattatttaaaaaaacgccaaactttttttcttatattattttaggAGTCTTAACAGGATATATTGCACAATTTGCTACATACCCCCTTGAAACTTTGAGGAGAAAATATCAATACCGTGTTATGtatgaacaaaattttcttaaatttgtaattcataataataagttaaataatataaaaccCAAAAcatttgtaaataaaatgacaAATATGTACAAAGGGTTTACAATACATTCCCTTAAACTCATTCctgaatatttaatattcagttgttttttttattacgttaaaaataatatgccTATATAA
- a CDS encoding methionine--tRNA ligase, putative: MNFFFFFFEISLIIKIFNGLNKVSCIGSLNFENIKNYFPSFFSNIKRERYNLENENLLKTHLKRKKYIYHYLYGDKKYALGRYSIINIRNKKNGTIKKLSNNIENNELSNKSEYCNKNIKEVFNYVKKNDENKKGVLITTPIYYGNDKPHIGHAYCNVLVDVIYRFEKIKDEENKKKIIFFSGMDEHGLKIDNKTKELNMDKNNYLNNISRFYKKMNEMLNVDINLFYRTSNLFHKTFVQNVWKYLLNKGYIYKDVYKGYYNINEERYLSEMEIEKLKNEKKKDNIVTNNIIYIEEENSYFFNINKFKDFLINFYKSNENIISPSYLKKEIIHHIQNDFKNICISRYNTEWGIKIPEEEKGTIYVWFEALLSYISSIFYVIKLYDNPKNENFEIISNFSTKNITQNEEGILCTYEDVLNLVGTYRHLNNFENNIISSDNLKMVDQNNIRKLFEKMWNPYIQVIGKDILKFHGILYICLLNSLGIKIPEHILCHGLIKNENKKMSKSLNNIISPFRLLEKYNKDVIRLYFIGSGNIYEDKNFKEKNLESFELFLRNSVGNLLYRIVSLCIENNYNIIKKNDLFNFTILNEFKNTKTYLIKLFDNMEYPLLLEKLMIFIKKINKFYAYNEPWNIINDSKKFNLIIYEIFECIKFFSIFMYPFIPNISLSILKNIGFESINNESISINMLNKETDKFVLKNLIKII, encoded by the coding sequence atgaattttttttttttttttttcgaaatatctttgattataaaaatatttaatggGCTAAACAAAGTTAGTTGCATTGGCTCTCTTAATTTtgagaatataaaaaattattttccatcatttttttcaaacatAAAAAGAGAGCGATATAATTtggaaaatgaaaatttgttaaaaacacacttaaaaagaaaaaaatatatatatcactATTTATATGGAGATAAAAAGTATGCCTTAGGTAGATATtcaattataaatataagaaataaaaaaaatggaacgataaaaaaattatcgaataatatagaaaataacgAATTGAGTAACAAAAGTGAATACtgcaataaaaatataaaagaagtttttaattatgtaaaaaaaaatgatgaaaataaaaagggaGTGCTTATAACAACTCCAATTTATTATGGAAATGATAAACCTCATATTGGACATGCATATTGTAATGTTTTAGTTGATGTAATATATcgatttgaaaaaataaaagatgaagaaaataaaaaaaagataatatttttttctggTATGGATGAGCATGGTTTAAAAATAGATAATAAAACTAAAGAGTTAAATatggataaaaataattacttaaataatatttcgagattttacaaaaaaatgaatgaaATGCTAAATGTAgacataaatttattttatagaaCTTCAAACTTATTTCATAAAACATTTGTTCAGAATGTttggaaatatttattaaataaagggtatatatataaggaTGTATATAAAGGATATTATAACATAAATGAGGAAAGATATTTGAGTGAAATGGAAATTGAAAAActgaaaaatgaaaaaaaaaaagataatattgtcacaaataatataatctatattgaagaagaaaatagctacttttttaacataaacaaatttaaagattttttaattaatttttataaaagtaatgaaaatataatttcaccttcttatttaaaaaaagaaataatacatcatattcaaaatgattttaaaaatatatgtattagtCGATATAATACCGAATGGGGAATTAAAATACCAGAAGAAGAAAAAGGAACAATATATGTATGGTTTGAAgcattattatcatatatatcctcgattttttatgttataaaattgtatgaTAATCCAAAAAATGAGAATTTTGAAATTATTAGTAATTTTtccacaaaaaatataacacaAAATGAGGAAGGAATATTATGTACTTATGAAGATGTTTTAAATTTAGTGGGCACATATAGgcatttaaataattttgaaaataatataataagctcagataatttaaaaatggttgatcaaaataatattagaaaattatttgaaaaaatgtgGAACCCTTATATTCAAGTTATAGGaaaagatatattaaaatttcatggtattttatatatatgtctaTTAAATAGTTTAGGAATTAAAATACCTgaacatatattatgtcatggactaataaaaaatgagaataaaaaaatgtcaaaaagcttaaataatattataagcCCATTTAGActtttagaaaaatataataaagatgTTATTcgattatattttattggaagtggaaatatatatgaagataaaaattttaaagaaaagaaTTTAGAAagttttgaattatttctTCGAAATTCTGTTggaaatttattatatagaaTTGTCTCATTAtgtatagaaaataattacaatattataaaaaaaaatgatttatttaattttactattttaaatgagtttaaaaataccaaaacatatttaattaaattattcgATAACATGGAATatccattattattagaaaaattaatgatatttataaaaaaaataaataaattttatgctTATAATGAACCAtggaatataataaatgattctaaaaaatttaatttaattatatacgaaatatttgaatgcattaaatttttttctatttttatgtatccATTTATTCCAAATATTAGTTTAtctattttgaaaaatataggATTTGAATCAATTAATAATGAATCGATttctataaatatgttGAATAAGGAAACGGATAAATTTgtcttaaaaaatttgataaaaattatctaa
- a CDS encoding U3 small nucleolar RNA-associated protein 25, putative codes for MKKNKKNKRKITSINELYELEYVKKEKKKKLKELKYKINKRNESATQEDDNKKNFKNNNDDENEKKKKIDKTLLAKYEKLKKLENTPENNQNNETQNINNKSYNTFLQILQKKNKNIFNPAFKPKTPHTILDSKQPAQFRNNDDNKNDHDKNYISGNNNNKENDKVESETNKNEISPFQNKDEIYMKILINNIKNQNTNFLNIKENYIDNKITSENAENKNDDHILEHKDIYANYANKSYKLVENKMDYYFTFCQNIDDHFIKKFLEMKLKKEKHNSDNAELNKNQTIEDIYVTSNLFLQTNIFKKKTTQENQNEYFAQIAQVEMQNEHINEKTNNLFFNNIKIKPYFFSNYIEKNNITYFLMTILKTHPKSILDNNNYYNIYDPIINKLKIYLSEFKHPLEFYSNQIYEYMQNYYNADIKKVIKQEYNEEYKIDDIKKKKKMKKKTFRDVSAIIERDELKAYFHYINSYVDVFYSNQHILNFHFIRLLNSIHCLNHLKKKRKRKLYIKKKIEKLEKTQQVEKENIQLKDDFCDESFSKPKVLILCAFRYICKEYVDILINMLSLIEVKNKNRFINEYDLTPEEKKNLKNMYIKKKQSFDYINLYRGNSDDCFRLGIKLFENEKKIQLYSPFYDSDILICSPLGLEIIIKEYNETEEKTNNIYNDDEYNSDDYELNGAENSAKKKNKKNKKINTTNNKKKKLYEYDFLSSIEVLIIDQIDIILMQNILTLKNVLNFINKPLLKWRNANINRIAKYAIDGYIKNYRQTIITSNIIDTNFISLIQMSNNYRSYLKLFIKNDDDTILLSIRNIFKINQYFKKIKCDDILKIEECIINFFSTNVIEILTNIKQLIICIPTYIEYIRLYEILKKNDISFKGVNEYTTEKKRIKIQKLFKFEKINILLVTGRLIYYERCTFKNANHVIFFSPPKFQFMYFELIKNITINAPNASSMCYYTKYHTYELERIVGQKRAIHLIREKPGKITLFK; via the coding sequence atgaaaaaaaataaaaaaaataaaaggaaaataacTTCAATCAATGAACTATACGAATTAGAATATgttaaaaaggaaaaaaaaaaaaaacttaaagaattgaaatataaaattaacaaacGAAATGAATCAGCAACACAAGaagatgataataaaaaaaattttaaaaacaacaatgatgatgaaaatgaaaaaaaaaaaaaaattgataaaacTTTGTTAgcaaaatatgaaaaattaaagaaactCGAAAATACACCAGAAAACaatcaaaataatgaaacacaaaatataaataataaatcataTAACACATTCTTAcaaattttacaaaaaaaaaacaaaaatatatttaatccAGCATTTAAACCCAAGACTCCCCATACTATATTAGACTCAAAACAACCTGCACAGTTCAGAAATAATGATgacaataaaaatgatcatgataaaaattatattagtggaaataataacaataagGAAAATGATAAAGTAGAAAGTGaaactaataaaaatgagaTATCTCcatttcaaaataaagatgaaatatatatgaaaattttaataaacaatataaaaaatcaaaatactAATTTCCttaatattaaagaaaattatattgataataaaataactaGCGAAAATGccgaaaataaaaatgatgatcATATTTTAGAACATAAAGATATTTATGCAAACTATGCAAAcaaatcatataaattagttgaaaataaaatggactattattttacattttgccaaaatattgatgatcattttattaaaaaatttttagaaatgaaattaaaaaaagaaaaacacAACAGTGATAATGcagaattaaataaaaatcaaacAATAGAAGATATCTATGTTACttctaatttatttttacaaacaaatatttttaaaaaaaagacaacTCAAGAAAATCAAAATGAATACTTTGCTCAAATTGCCCAAGTTGAAATGCAAAATGAGCATATAAacgaaaaaacaaataacctattttttaataacataaaaataaaaccatattttttttcaaattatatagaaaaaaataatatcacatattttttaatgacAATTTTGAAAACACATCCAAAATCTATATtggataataataattattataatatatatgaccctatcataaataaattaaaaatatatctttcTGAATTCAAGCATCCTCTTGAATTTTATAGCaatcaaatatatgaatatatgcaaaattattacaatGCCGATATTAAAAAGGTTATAAAACAAGAATACAATGAAGAATACAAAATTgatgatattaaaaaaaaaaaaaaaatgaaaaaaaaaacctTTCGAGATGTGTCAGCTATTATAGAAAGAGATGAACTTAAAGCATACTTCCATTACATCAACTCATATGTCgatgttttttattcaaatcaacatattttgaattttcattttataagATTACTAAACAGTATACATTGCttaaatcatttaaaaaaaaaaagaaaaagaaaattatatataaaaaaaaaaattgaaaaattagaaaaaacaCAACAAgtagaaaaagaaaatatacaaCTAAAGGATGATTTTTGTGATGAAAGCTTTTCAAAACCAAAAGTTTTAATCTTATGTGCATTTagatatatttgtaaagaATACGTGGATATACTAATTAATATGTTATCACTAATTGAagtgaaaaataaaaatcgaTTTATTAATGAATATGATCTAACACccgaagaaaaaaaaaatcttaaaaatatgtatatcaaaaaaaaacaatcatttgattatattaatttatatagaGGTAATAGTGATGACTGCTTTAGGTTaggaataaaattatttgaaaatgaaaaaaaaatacaattatataGCCCTTTTTATGATAGTGATATACTAATATGCTCTCCTTTAGGCTtagaaattattataaaagaaTACAATGAAACCGAAGAAAagacaaataatatatataatgatgatgaatataattCAGATGATTATGAATTAAACGGTGCTGAAAATtcagcaaaaaaaaaaaataaaaaaaataaaaaaattaacacaactaataataaaaaaaaaaaattatatgaatatgattttttatcatcaatTGAAGTATTAATTATTGATCAAAttgatattatattaatgcaaaatatattgacattaaaaaatgtcttaaattttataaataaaccATTACTAAAATGGCGTAATGCCAATATAAATCGAATAGCTAAATATGCCATAGATggatacataaaaaattatagacAAACAATTATCACTTCCAATATTATCGATACAAATTTTATCTCATTAATTCAAATGTCAAATAATTATAGaagttatttaaaattatttataaaaaacgaTGACGatactattttattaagtATAAGAAATatctttaaaataaatcaatatttcaaaaaaattaaatgtgatgatattttaaaaattgaagAATGTATAATCAATTTTTTCTCAACAAATGTTATCGAAATTTTAACTAATATAAAGCaacttattatttgtataccAACATATATAGAATACATTAGATTgtatgaaatattaaaaaaaaatgatatatcttttaaaggtgttaatgaatatactactgaaaaaaaacgaataaaaatccaaaaattatttaaatttgaaaaaattaatattttactaGTTACAGGTcgtttaatttattatgaaCGATgtacttttaaaaatgctAATCATGTCATCTTTTTCTCCCCACCAAAATTCcaatttatgtattttgaattaattaaaaatataactataAATGCACCAAACGCATCATCTATGTGTTACTACACTAAATATCACACATATGAACTTGAAAGAATTGTTGGACAAAAACGAGCAATCCACTTAATACGCGAAAAGCCAGGGAAAATCactttatttaaataa